CTGGGGTTCTTGGCCCCCCTAATCGCTCTGGCGATTTACCAAACCGGAACGGGCAAACTCTTCTATCAAAACGAGCTCCGTGCCTTCGGGCTGATGGCAGCCGGTGTGGTCATCGGCCTTCTGGGCCTGTACGACGACATCAAGGGCGCCAACGCCAAAAAGAAGCTCAGCGTGCAGGGCACCCTGGCCGTGGCCCTCTATCTTTGCGGCTTCAAAATTCAACAACTGGCGACCCCCTTCGGGTTCACCATCGATCTCGGGCAGTTCGCCTTGCCCTTCACCGTCTTCTGGATCGTGGGCGTGATCAACGCCCTCAACCTCATCGACGGACTCGATGGCCTGGCGGGCGGCGTGGCCTTCTTCGCGGTGGGCACCACCTTCGTCATCGCGTTCATGCGAGGTGACGCGCTGATGATGCTTTTCATGGCCTGCCTGGGCGGCGCCGTGTTGGGCTTTTTGTTTTATAACTTCAACCCCGCGTCCATCTTCATGGGGGATACGGGCTCGATGTTTCTGGGCTTGGTGCTGGCTGTGGGCTCGATCCAAACCAGCCAGAAATCCTCCACGGCGGTGGCGATCTTGATCCCCATCATCGTGCTCGGTTTGCCCATCGCCGATACGCTCATGGCCATGGGGCGCCGGGCCTTTCGCGGCCGGCCCATCTTCAGCGCCGACAAGGAGCACATTCACCACCGCTTGTTGGCCCTGGGGCTTTCCCACCGCAAGGCCGTGCTGGTGCTCTATTCGGCCTGTGTGGTGCTGGCTGCCGCAGCGCTGTCTTTGGTGTACGCCAGCAGCCTGCAAACCGTGGTGATTCTCACCTTCCTGGGCGCTTCCTTCGTGGTGGGCATGAGGTCCATCGGCCTGTTCCGCATCGAACACGCCAGCCAAATGGGGAAAAAGCGCCAGCGTAACCGACGCCTGCGGGCGGCGGTGCGCGCCGCTGGTGAGCGTCTCTCCCACGCCGAAAGCCCCGACGACTTGTGGGAGAGCGTGCGGGTGCTGGAAGATGATTTCGAGGCCGCCAGCCTGGGCCTATGTTTGCTTTCGCCGGGCAAAAAAACGGACGTTCACGTGCGCCGCTACACCACCCGCGAGCTGACCGAGGGGACCGCAGCGTTGAGCCGCTCGATCGAGTTTCAGGGCGAGTTCAAGGGCGCCCTTGAGCTGGCCTGGACGGACGGCCGCTTGGAGATCGACCGCGACGACGAAATCGCTGCCGAGGTTCTGTGCGATCACCTCAGCAGCGCCTGGAAGCGGGTTCACGAAACCCTTAGCGACCAGCGGCCGCGCCCCACCACGCGGGGCAACCTCAGCATCGTATCCTGAGGCCACGCCGGCAAGCCCGTTCAGCCCCCGCCGGTGAGAGCGTCTAACCGTGCGCGCTGGCGAAGGGATTCGATGCGAGCCAGGGCTTGGTGTGAGGGCTCGTGCTTCGGATCCAAGCGCAAAACGGCCCGGTAGCCATCCACGGCCTGGGTGTAGAAGCCTCCGGCCTCGGCCGTAGTGGCCAGGTTGTACCAGGCGCCAATGTTGTTGGGGTCGATGCTGGTGGCGGTTTGGTAGTCGCGCAGGGCGCGCGGGGTGTTGCCGCGCTGGCTGTTGGCCTGCGCGGAGAGCATGTAGGCCTCCGCCACGTTGCCCCCGCCACCCTGGAGGGCGCGTTTGAGCCCCTCGAGGCCCCGCTCGAGCTCGCCCCAAGACTCGAGGCGCATGGCCAGGTACACGCGTTGGCGGGCCAGCGCGAGGTCGTTGGGGTTGAAGCCGGCCGCGCGGGTGGCGATCGTGAGGGCCTGTTGCAGGTTGCCCCGGCGCTCTTCCACGACCGAATGCAGGTGAAGCGCGCTCGGCTGCCGCGGCTCCCGCGCCACCAGCGCGGTGACCTGTTTTTCGGCGGCGTCGAGGTCCTTTTCGTTGAGAGCCAGCTGGATGCGCAGCAGGGCCAGTTCGAAGGCATCGGCCTTCAGCGCGTTCGCGTG
Above is a genomic segment from Myxococcales bacterium containing:
- a CDS encoding undecaprenyl/decaprenyl-phosphate alpha-N-acetylglucosaminyl 1-phosphate transferase is translated as MRSAGVAFLLSLVVAAFLTPVARGFALRFGWLDHARGSRKIHGKPIPRIGGVAIILGFLAPLIALAIYQTGTGKLFYQNELRAFGLMAAGVVIGLLGLYDDIKGANAKKKLSVQGTLAVALYLCGFKIQQLATPFGFTIDLGQFALPFTVFWIVGVINALNLIDGLDGLAGGVAFFAVGTTFVIAFMRGDALMMLFMACLGGAVLGFLFYNFNPASIFMGDTGSMFLGLVLAVGSIQTSQKSSTAVAILIPIIVLGLPIADTLMAMGRRAFRGRPIFSADKEHIHHRLLALGLSHRKAVLVLYSACVVLAAAALSLVYASSLQTVVILTFLGASFVVGMRSIGLFRIEHASQMGKKRQRNRRLRAAVRAAGERLSHAESPDDLWESVRVLEDDFEAASLGLCLLSPGKKTDVHVRRYTTRELTEGTAALSRSIEFQGEFKGALELAWTDGRLEIDRDDEIAAEVLCDHLSSAWKRVHETLSDQRPRPTTRGNLSIVS